One part of the Bacillota bacterium genome encodes these proteins:
- a CDS encoding sigma 54-interacting transcriptional regulator, with product MEFEAIGSLLSDFVEGIVIAGADGVIAWHGGRIDASYEVQRGKRFSEVFGVDAPGTGEKGTVLTTPQGRKIVLRGKRVAVGGASYHVVFVDDMTNLKSKESRLHCLETIIESINDGVLMSDFEGRIALYNRAQQNLEGIRGEEAVGKYLWDTYHYNPELSEHRRVFKTGVPIIERYRAHAYKDGVPQYLTYSTYPLVKDGETIAVYSISRNETKLRALLYETIELKRKLLNGPDQREDLPNNGTAYTFADIKGESQAIRGLVQEAQMMALLDTNVLIVGETGTGKELFAQSIHNHGMNSKKPFVAINCAAIPEALLESILFGTVKGAYTGAVDQIGLLEHAQDGTLFLDEISSMPVPLQSKLTRVLQERAVRRVGGLSVAPVRCRIISAANEDPHRLIQEERLRLDLFHRIAGTCLIIPPLRERKDDILYLSQHLINYYNRAFNKRIDGLAPELKDLMLSYPWPGNVRELEHFVENLMVRAGDDQTVLDVHNIPLYLRRDILGKAASLDPAPRPATPGWAVAPTAPATVDERARQASLPEHLRDYEEQTLRKALDENGWNISRAARSLGILRQSLQYRMKKMGIIKPSPVLLGPSGASGSSSPSAG from the coding sequence GTGGAGTTCGAGGCTATCGGATCGCTGCTGAGCGACTTCGTCGAGGGCATCGTGATCGCCGGGGCGGACGGTGTCATAGCCTGGCACGGCGGCCGCATCGACGCCTCATACGAGGTCCAACGGGGGAAACGGTTCTCCGAGGTTTTCGGAGTAGACGCTCCCGGGACTGGCGAAAAGGGGACCGTACTCACTACCCCCCAGGGGCGCAAGATAGTACTCCGCGGCAAGCGGGTTGCGGTCGGCGGAGCCTCCTATCACGTCGTGTTCGTCGACGACATGACCAACCTCAAGTCAAAGGAGAGCCGCCTCCACTGCCTGGAGACCATAATCGAGTCGATCAACGACGGGGTGCTCATGAGCGATTTCGAGGGGCGCATTGCGCTGTACAACCGCGCCCAGCAGAACCTCGAGGGTATACGCGGTGAGGAGGCCGTCGGGAAGTACCTGTGGGACACGTACCACTACAATCCGGAGCTGTCCGAGCACCGCAGGGTGTTCAAGACCGGCGTCCCCATCATCGAGAGGTACCGCGCGCACGCATACAAAGACGGAGTCCCGCAATACCTGACGTACAGCACCTACCCACTCGTCAAGGACGGCGAGACCATTGCCGTCTACTCCATCAGCAGGAACGAGACCAAGCTGCGTGCGCTGCTGTACGAGACCATCGAACTCAAGCGGAAGCTCCTGAACGGCCCCGATCAGCGGGAGGATCTACCCAACAACGGGACTGCCTACACTTTCGCCGACATCAAGGGCGAAAGCCAGGCAATCCGTGGGCTGGTCCAGGAAGCGCAGATGATGGCCCTCCTGGACACCAACGTTTTGATCGTCGGCGAGACGGGAACCGGTAAGGAGCTGTTCGCGCAGAGCATCCACAACCACGGGATGAACTCGAAGAAGCCGTTCGTGGCGATCAACTGCGCGGCTATTCCGGAGGCCCTGCTCGAGAGCATCCTGTTCGGCACCGTCAAGGGAGCATACACCGGCGCCGTGGACCAGATCGGCCTGTTGGAGCACGCGCAGGATGGCACCCTGTTCCTCGACGAGATAAGCTCGATGCCGGTCCCGCTCCAATCCAAACTCACCCGCGTCCTCCAGGAAAGAGCCGTTCGAAGGGTTGGCGGGCTGTCCGTCGCGCCTGTCCGCTGCCGCATAATCAGCGCCGCCAACGAGGACCCGCACAGGCTCATACAGGAGGAGAGGCTACGCCTTGACCTGTTCCACCGGATAGCCGGCACCTGCCTCATCATCCCGCCGCTCCGCGAGCGCAAGGATGACATCCTGTACCTGTCCCAGCACCTGATAAACTACTACAACAGGGCCTTCAACAAGCGTATCGATGGGCTGGCGCCTGAACTCAAGGACCTGATGCTTTCATATCCATGGCCCGGCAACGTGAGGGAACTCGAGCACTTCGTGGAGAACCTCATGGTCCGCGCTGGGGACGACCAGACCGTGCTGGACGTGCACAACATCCCGCTGTACCTGCGCCGCGATATCCTCGGGAAAGCGGCTTCTCTCGACCCTGCGCCCAGGCCGGCCACACCTGGCTGGGCGGTCGCACCTACCGCACCCGCGACTGTTGATGAACGCGCCAGGCAGGCCTCGCTGCCGGAGCACCTGCGCGACTACGAGGAACAGACATTGAGGAAGGCACTCGACGAGAACGGCTGGAACATCAGCCGCGCGGCGAGGAGCCTCGGCATCCTGCGCCAGAGCCTGCAATACCGGATGAAGAAGATGGGCATCATCAAGCCCTCACCCGTGTTGTTGGGGCCGTCTGGAGCTTCGGGCTCTTCAAGCCCTTCAGCCGGGTAG
- a CDS encoding transcriptional regulator — protein MEVNVLQILETLLRGNRIGKSAVLAVMLDDPQAAAGAVDDVIRARGFRMVRGRVGTMEPAKVVAAVETAARRSGLVDETSFREEHALYHAIIEALQGVSRGQIEFGSVLRTVGLSFVVLRGSKSEVDPQEGEWLAVALYGTIGAPVKGWEHEAFGLGLNHV, from the coding sequence ATGGAGGTTAACGTCTTGCAGATACTCGAGACGCTTCTGCGGGGTAACCGGATAGGGAAGTCAGCGGTACTGGCGGTCATGCTCGACGACCCCCAGGCCGCCGCCGGTGCGGTCGACGACGTCATCAGGGCTCGAGGCTTCAGGATGGTCAGGGGCCGCGTGGGGACGATGGAGCCGGCGAAGGTCGTGGCCGCAGTCGAGACGGCCGCCCGCAGGAGCGGTCTCGTCGACGAGACCAGCTTCCGCGAAGAGCACGCGCTCTACCACGCGATCATAGAAGCCCTTCAGGGGGTCTCGCGCGGGCAGATCGAGTTCGGCAGCGTGCTGCGCACGGTGGGCCTGAGTTTCGTGGTGCTGCGGGGATCGAAGAGCGAGGTGGACCCGCAGGAAGGTGAATGGCTCGCGGTGGCGCTGTACGGGACCATCGGGGCGCCCGTGAAAGGCTGGGAACACGAGGCGTTCGGCCTGGGGCTGAACCACGTCTAG
- a CDS encoding adenine phosphoribosyltransferase (Catalyzes a salvage reaction resulting in the formation of AMP, that is energically less costly than de novo synthesis), which translates to MQYTGQQYYDIQVCGLKRRLPVIRVAENLWIASFVMMGDAQLINVCAGGLAARLCAVDFDLMLGPEAKVVPLLQSLATILGHKRYIVCRKSIKAYMQNPLVVDVESITTKGTQKLVLDGVDVERVKGRRIVVVDDVVSTGGTIYAVEHLIRQAGGQIVCRAAVLKEGDFYQEDLIYLEPLPVFSR; encoded by the coding sequence ATGCAATACACGGGTCAGCAGTACTACGACATTCAGGTATGCGGTCTGAAGCGCAGGCTCCCTGTAATCCGCGTGGCCGAGAACCTGTGGATAGCGTCGTTCGTGATGATGGGGGACGCGCAGCTGATCAACGTCTGCGCCGGCGGCCTCGCCGCGAGACTCTGTGCGGTCGACTTCGACCTGATGCTTGGGCCCGAGGCCAAGGTGGTCCCGCTCCTGCAATCGCTGGCGACGATCCTCGGACACAAGAGGTACATCGTCTGCCGCAAGAGCATAAAGGCGTACATGCAGAACCCGCTGGTAGTGGACGTGGAGTCCATCACCACGAAAGGCACCCAGAAGCTCGTGCTGGATGGTGTCGACGTCGAGAGGGTCAAGGGACGGAGGATCGTGGTCGTGGACGATGTTGTATCGACCGGAGGCACCATCTACGCTGTGGAGCATCTTATCAGGCAGGCCGGTGGACAGATAGTCTGCCGCGCGGCCGTACTCAAGGAGGGCGACTTCTACCAGGAGGATCTCATCTACCTGGAACCGCTACCCGTGTTCTCGAGGTAG
- a CDS encoding cobalamin-binding protein produces the protein MRSSVNVIAPTRRPRNVRRGTHLLTTALIIATLIAGCGGAASKSQQSAPSQEPSQGSSQAPSKDAQLPQEPAPAPEYPLSFVDGLKRPVTLQARPSRIVSVIPAGTEILFALGAGDRVVGVSTYCNYPEQAKQKEKAGGYSNPSVEKVVSLKPDLVLGDFVHGEFATHLGKLGIPVMLLNSQSVAEALDSIKMLGRAIGSRDAAESLCAAMGSRVDEVQKKVGSVPASQRLKVFHELWHEPLMTSGPGTIMDDLIRLAGGINVAADAKTQYPEYSLEMLVAKNPDVIVYTYHYDQRQLKRKGWDNLRAVKQGRVYVLTDDLVSRPGPRIVDGLEELARKLYPDAFK, from the coding sequence ATGCGTTCGAGCGTAAATGTCATCGCACCCACGAGGAGACCTCGAAACGTCCGGCGAGGTACCCACCTCCTCACCACAGCCCTCATCATCGCAACACTCATCGCGGGATGCGGCGGCGCCGCGTCCAAATCACAGCAGTCTGCGCCCTCGCAGGAGCCATCGCAGGGGTCTTCGCAGGCGCCGTCGAAAGACGCGCAGTTGCCGCAGGAGCCTGCGCCCGCGCCCGAGTACCCGCTCTCGTTCGTGGACGGCCTCAAGAGGCCGGTTACGCTCCAGGCCAGGCCCTCGCGCATAGTCTCCGTGATCCCGGCGGGGACGGAGATACTGTTCGCCCTCGGGGCCGGCGACAGGGTTGTCGGGGTCAGCACGTACTGCAACTATCCCGAGCAGGCAAAACAGAAAGAGAAAGCCGGCGGCTATTCGAACCCCAGCGTTGAAAAGGTCGTCAGTCTCAAGCCCGACCTCGTGCTCGGCGACTTCGTGCACGGCGAGTTCGCCACCCACCTGGGCAAGCTGGGCATCCCGGTGATGCTCCTCAACTCCCAGAGCGTGGCGGAGGCGCTCGACTCCATCAAGATGTTGGGGCGGGCCATCGGGTCCAGGGATGCCGCCGAGTCGCTGTGCGCCGCGATGGGGTCGCGAGTCGACGAGGTTCAGAAGAAGGTGGGTTCTGTCCCCGCCTCCCAGCGGCTCAAGGTATTCCACGAACTCTGGCACGAGCCGCTTATGACGTCGGGCCCCGGGACCATAATGGACGACCTCATCAGGCTGGCGGGCGGGATCAACGTCGCGGCAGACGCCAAGACCCAGTACCCCGAGTACAGCCTCGAGATGCTGGTGGCCAAGAACCCGGACGTGATCGTGTACACGTACCACTACGACCAGCGCCAGCTCAAGCGGAAGGGCTGGGACAACCTGCGAGCGGTGAAACAGGGCAGGGTGTACGTCTTGACTGACGACCTCGTTTCGAGGCCGGGGCCCAGGATCGTGGACGGGCTCGAGGAACTCGCCCGGAAGCTCTATCCCGACGCGTTCAAGTAG